Proteins found in one Luteimonas chenhongjianii genomic segment:
- the cysK gene encoding cysteine synthase A, with protein MPLYDSILQTIGNTPVVRLHRLAPPNVELYAKVESFNPGGSVKDRLALAIILDAEARGVLKPGGTVVEATSGNSGVALAMVCAARGYKFVATMVETFSIERRKLMRAYGAKVILTPAAERGSGMVRRAKELSEQHGWFWASQFENPANPAYHRQTTAAEILRDFAGRRLDHFVTGWGTGGTLTGVGEVLRVARPDVKITACEPAGAALLQGKDWAPHKIQGWTPDFIPAVLNRDVAAQVLSIDDALAIETARRLATEEGIFVGISAGATAAAALEVARTANDGDVILTMLPDTGERYFSTPLFADVSEGSDDDWLAGLP; from the coding sequence ATGCCCCTCTACGACAGCATCCTGCAGACCATCGGCAATACGCCGGTCGTCCGCCTGCACCGTCTCGCTCCGCCGAACGTCGAACTCTACGCCAAGGTGGAATCCTTCAATCCGGGCGGCTCGGTCAAGGACCGGCTGGCGCTGGCGATCATCCTCGACGCCGAGGCGCGCGGGGTGCTCAAGCCCGGCGGCACCGTGGTCGAGGCGACATCCGGCAATTCCGGCGTGGCGCTCGCAATGGTCTGCGCGGCGCGCGGCTACAAGTTCGTCGCCACGATGGTCGAGACGTTCTCGATCGAACGCCGCAAGCTGATGCGCGCCTATGGCGCCAAAGTCATCCTCACACCGGCTGCCGAACGCGGCAGCGGCATGGTGCGCCGGGCGAAGGAGCTGTCCGAGCAGCACGGCTGGTTCTGGGCCAGCCAGTTCGAGAACCCGGCGAACCCGGCCTACCACCGACAGACGACCGCGGCCGAGATCCTGCGCGACTTCGCCGGGCGCCGGCTCGATCACTTCGTCACCGGCTGGGGCACCGGCGGCACGCTGACCGGCGTGGGCGAGGTGCTGCGGGTCGCGCGGCCGGACGTGAAGATCACCGCCTGCGAACCTGCCGGCGCCGCCCTGCTGCAGGGCAAGGACTGGGCACCGCACAAGATCCAGGGGTGGACGCCCGATTTCATCCCCGCCGTGCTCAACCGCGACGTCGCCGCCCAGGTGCTGTCGATCGACGACGCACTGGCGATCGAGACCGCGCGCAGGCTGGCGACCGAGGAAGGCATCTTCGTCGGCATCTCCGCCGGCGCCACCGCCGCTGCCGCGCTCGAAGTGGCCCGCACCGCGAACGATGGCGACGTGATCCTGACGATGCTGCCCGATACCGGCGAACGGTATTTCTCGACGCCGCTGTTCGCCGATGTCAGCGAGGGCTCGGACGACGACTGGCTTGCCGGCCTGCCCTGA
- a CDS encoding O-acetyl-ADP-ribose deacetylase → MPILEARLADITRVEADAIVNAANESLLGGGGVDGAIHRAAGADLLEACRGIAQVRPGVRCPTGEARITPGFALPARYVIHTVGPVWRGGGAGEAEALAACYRNSLALAASHGLQRIAFPAISCGVYGYPPDAAVAIAVQAVRAFDGPTPAQVLFCCHDRAMLARYEAALRP, encoded by the coding sequence ATGCCGATTCTCGAGGCCCGCCTGGCCGACATCACCCGCGTCGAGGCCGACGCGATCGTCAATGCCGCCAACGAATCCCTGCTGGGCGGCGGCGGCGTGGATGGCGCCATCCACCGCGCAGCGGGCGCTGACCTGCTGGAAGCCTGCCGAGGGATCGCGCAGGTGCGCCCGGGCGTCCGTTGCCCGACCGGCGAGGCCCGCATCACGCCGGGCTTCGCCCTGCCGGCGCGATATGTGATCCACACCGTCGGGCCGGTCTGGCGGGGCGGCGGCGCGGGCGAAGCCGAGGCGCTCGCGGCCTGCTACCGCAACAGCCTCGCGCTGGCGGCCTCGCACGGGCTCCAACGCATCGCATTCCCGGCGATCAGCTGCGGCGTGTACGGCTATCCGCCAGACGCCGCCGTCGCGATCGCAGTCCAAGCCGTCCGAGCCTTCGATGGCCCGACTCCGGCGCAGGTACTGTTCTGCTGCCACGACCGCGCGATGCTGGCGCGCTACGAAGCTGCGCTGCGGCCGTGA
- a CDS encoding class I fructose-bisphosphate aldolase: protein MSIEQLAETAQAMVAKGKGIIAIDESTSTIGKRFEQVGIANNEENRRAYRELLLTTPKLSEHISGAILFDETIRQSTRDGVPFAKYMTQQGMIPGIKVDKGTHALAGFPGELVTEGLDGLRARLEEYYKLGARFAKWRAVIRIGEDMPSGTCIDVNMHALARYAALCQEQGLVPMVEPEVLIDGDHDIETSYEVTEIVLRGLFDALYSQSVMLEGTILKTSMVLPGSDCDEEADVEEVAEATLMCLKSSVPAILPGIVFLSGGQSDERATAHLDAMNRLGPNPWPLSFSYGRAMQQAALKLWSQDLAGNVRKAQDTVYARARDNGLAAQGKFAG, encoded by the coding sequence ATGAGCATCGAACAGCTTGCCGAAACCGCCCAGGCCATGGTCGCCAAGGGCAAGGGCATCATCGCGATCGACGAATCGACGAGCACCATCGGCAAGCGTTTCGAGCAGGTGGGGATCGCCAACAACGAAGAGAACCGTCGCGCCTACCGCGAGCTGCTGCTGACCACGCCGAAACTGTCGGAGCACATCAGCGGCGCGATCCTGTTCGACGAGACGATCCGCCAGTCCACCCGGGACGGCGTGCCGTTCGCGAAGTACATGACCCAGCAGGGGATGATCCCGGGCATCAAGGTCGACAAGGGCACCCATGCGCTGGCCGGTTTCCCCGGTGAGCTGGTGACCGAGGGTCTCGACGGCCTGCGCGCGCGGCTCGAGGAGTATTACAAGCTCGGCGCGCGCTTCGCCAAGTGGCGCGCGGTGATCCGGATCGGCGAGGACATGCCGTCGGGCACCTGCATCGACGTCAACATGCATGCACTCGCGCGTTACGCCGCGCTGTGCCAGGAGCAGGGCTTGGTGCCGATGGTCGAGCCGGAAGTGCTGATCGATGGCGACCACGACATCGAGACCAGCTACGAAGTCACCGAGATCGTGCTGCGTGGCCTGTTCGATGCGCTCTACAGCCAGAGCGTCATGCTCGAAGGCACGATCCTCAAGACTTCGATGGTGCTGCCCGGCAGCGACTGCGACGAGGAGGCCGACGTCGAGGAAGTGGCCGAGGCGACGCTGATGTGCCTGAAGTCCTCGGTGCCGGCGATCCTGCCGGGCATCGTGTTCCTGTCCGGCGGGCAGTCCGACGAGCGCGCAACCGCGCATCTCGACGCCATGAACCGCCTGGGCCCGAACCCCTGGCCGCTTTCGTTCTCCTATGGGCGCGCGATGCAGCAGGCGGCGCTGAAGCTGTGGTCGCAGGACCTCGCCGGCAACGTGCGCAAGGCCCAGGACACGGTCTACGCCCGCGCCCGCGACAACGGGCTGGCGGCGCAGGGCAAGTTCGCCGGCTGA
- the pyk gene encoding pyruvate kinase, which yields MNSKDLPSVPAHRRRTRILATLGPATDAPGVLDALINAGVNAVRLNFSHGDPESQRVRAEAVRAAADRAGVEIGILADLPGPKIRIEKFAEGKIQLQAGARFDLVADPDAPLGTVHEVGVSYLGLPDDVEAGDVLLLDDGLMQLQVTAVEGARIVTTVLNDGVLSNRKGLNKQGGGLSLGALTDHDRQLIKVAADIGVDFIAVSFCRNAADMEEARSIARSHGSDAALVSKIERTEAIDNLAEIIDASDVVMVARGDLGVEIGDAELPGLQKKIIRESLARNKVVITATQMLQSMVESPMPTRAEVLDVANSVIDGTDAVMLSAETAAGAYPVRAVEAMARICVGAERQFAQDTDFEKAQRNLERADQAIAMAAMFLSEHIGVAAIVAMTESGGTARYLSRFRGGVSIYAFSRHDGARRRMSLMRDVFPFNYDSRGQTPREAARGSIRLLVEAGLLGEGKRVVFTSGEHMETHGATNTLRLLQVGADGRAEGLGEL from the coding sequence ATGAATTCCAAAGACCTGCCTTCCGTTCCGGCGCATCGCCGCCGGACCCGCATCCTGGCGACGCTGGGCCCCGCTACCGATGCCCCCGGCGTCCTCGACGCGCTGATCAATGCCGGCGTCAACGCCGTTCGCCTGAACTTCTCGCATGGCGATCCGGAGTCGCAGCGGGTGCGCGCCGAGGCCGTCCGTGCGGCTGCTGATCGAGCCGGTGTCGAGATCGGCATCCTCGCCGACCTGCCGGGCCCGAAGATCCGCATCGAAAAGTTCGCCGAGGGCAAGATCCAGCTGCAGGCGGGCGCGCGTTTCGATCTCGTCGCCGATCCCGACGCGCCGCTCGGCACTGTCCACGAGGTCGGTGTCAGCTATCTGGGCCTGCCCGATGACGTGGAGGCTGGCGACGTCCTGCTGCTCGACGATGGCCTGATGCAGCTGCAGGTCACCGCCGTCGAAGGCGCACGTATCGTCACGACCGTCCTCAATGACGGCGTGCTGTCCAACCGCAAGGGCCTGAACAAGCAGGGCGGTGGCCTGTCGCTTGGCGCCTTGACCGATCACGACCGCCAGCTCATCAAGGTGGCCGCGGACATCGGAGTCGATTTCATTGCGGTGTCGTTCTGCCGCAATGCCGCAGACATGGAAGAAGCGCGCTCGATCGCACGCAGCCATGGCAGCGACGCGGCGCTGGTCTCGAAGATCGAGCGCACCGAAGCGATCGACAACCTGGCCGAGATCATCGATGCCAGCGATGTGGTCATGGTCGCGCGCGGCGACCTGGGCGTGGAGATCGGCGATGCCGAACTGCCGGGTCTGCAGAAGAAGATCATTCGTGAGTCGCTGGCACGCAACAAGGTGGTGATCACTGCGACGCAGATGCTGCAGTCGATGGTCGAAAGCCCGATGCCCACGCGCGCCGAAGTGCTCGACGTCGCGAACTCGGTGATCGACGGCACCGACGCGGTGATGCTGTCGGCGGAAACGGCGGCCGGCGCGTATCCGGTGCGCGCGGTCGAGGCGATGGCGCGCATCTGCGTCGGCGCCGAGCGCCAGTTCGCGCAGGACACCGATTTCGAGAAGGCGCAACGCAACCTCGAGCGCGCCGACCAGGCGATCGCGATGGCCGCGATGTTCCTGTCCGAGCACATCGGCGTGGCGGCGATCGTGGCGATGACCGAGTCCGGCGGTACCGCGCGGTATCTGTCGCGATTCCGCGGCGGCGTATCCATCTATGCGTTCTCGCGGCACGACGGCGCACGCCGGCGCATGTCGCTGATGCGGGACGTGTTCCCGTTCAATTACGACAGCCGCGGTCAGACCCCGCGCGAAGCCGCGCGCGGCAGCATTCGCCTGCTGGTCGAGGCCGGGCTGCTGGGCGAAGGCAAGCGCGTCGTATTCACCAGCGGTGAGCACATGGAAACCCACGGCGCGACGAACACGTTGCGTCTGCTGCAGGTCGGTGCAGACGGCCGCGCCGAGGGCTTGGGCGAACTCTGA
- a CDS encoding DUF6289 family protein, with translation MIRRGLVVLAIVASSALSQGASANWQGTFYYYSEEGALVGGWTAGCGEADGRWGETTENRRFVQGCRVSS, from the coding sequence ATGATTCGCAGAGGACTGGTTGTATTGGCGATCGTCGCGTCGTCCGCGTTGTCCCAGGGCGCATCGGCAAACTGGCAGGGCACGTTCTATTACTACAGTGAGGAAGGCGCGCTGGTCGGTGGCTGGACCGCCGGTTGCGGGGAAGCCGATGGCCGCTGGGGCGAGACCACCGAGAATCGCCGTTTCGTGCAGGGCTGTCGCGTCTCAAGCTGA
- a CDS encoding phosphoglycerate kinase, whose product MTIIRMTDLDLSGKRVLIRQDLNVPVDAGRVTSDQRITASLPTLRRALEQGAAVMVTSHLGRPKEGSWSEADSLAPVAARLSELLGMDVPLVRDWVDGVDVAPGQLVLLENCRMNVGEKADDEGLSKKYAALCDVFVMDAFGTAHRAQASTHGVIRFAKIAAGGPLLMAELDALAKALDAPARPLLAIVAGSKVSTKLELLSSLVGKVDQLIVGGGIANTFIAALGHDVGKSLVEPDLLDTAKQIMADAKARGAEIPVPTDVVVAPAFAADAPATVKAVDAVGGDDMILDIGPETAKRYCALIESAGTVVWNGPVGVFEFEAFGAGTEALARAIAASKAFSIAGGGDTLAAVDKYGIADDVSYISTGGGAFLEFLEGKTLPAVAALEARAQAS is encoded by the coding sequence ATGACCATCATCCGCATGACCGACCTCGACCTCTCCGGCAAGCGCGTGCTGATCCGTCAGGATCTCAACGTGCCCGTCGACGCCGGCAGGGTCACGTCCGACCAGCGCATCACCGCGTCGCTGCCCACCCTCCGCCGCGCGCTGGAACAGGGCGCGGCCGTGATGGTCACCTCGCACCTGGGCCGGCCCAAGGAGGGCAGCTGGAGCGAGGCCGATTCGCTGGCGCCGGTCGCAGCGCGCCTGTCGGAGCTGCTAGGCATGGACGTGCCGCTGGTGCGCGACTGGGTGGACGGTGTGGACGTGGCGCCCGGTCAGCTGGTGCTCCTCGAGAACTGCCGGATGAACGTCGGCGAGAAGGCCGACGACGAGGGGCTGTCGAAGAAGTACGCAGCGCTGTGCGACGTGTTCGTCATGGACGCCTTCGGTACCGCGCATCGCGCGCAGGCCTCCACCCATGGCGTGATCCGGTTCGCGAAGATCGCCGCGGGTGGTCCGCTGCTGATGGCCGAGCTCGACGCGCTGGCCAAGGCGCTCGACGCGCCGGCGCGGCCACTGCTGGCGATCGTGGCCGGCAGCAAGGTCTCGACCAAGCTGGAGTTGCTGTCGTCGCTGGTGGGCAAGGTGGACCAGCTGATCGTCGGCGGCGGCATCGCCAACACCTTCATCGCGGCGCTCGGCCATGACGTCGGCAAGTCCCTGGTCGAACCCGACCTGCTCGACACCGCCAAGCAGATCATGGCCGACGCCAAGGCCCGCGGCGCCGAGATTCCGGTGCCGACCGACGTCGTTGTCGCGCCTGCGTTCGCGGCCGATGCGCCGGCCACGGTCAAGGCTGTCGACGCGGTGGGCGGGGACGACATGATCCTCGACATCGGCCCGGAGACGGCAAAGCGCTACTGCGCGCTGATCGAAAGTGCCGGCACGGTGGTCTGGAACGGCCCGGTCGGTGTGTTCGAATTCGAGGCGTTTGGCGCCGGCACCGAGGCGCTGGCACGCGCGATCGCGGCGTCGAAGGCGTTCTCGATCGCCGGTGGCGGCGACACGCTGGCTGCGGTGGACAAGTACGGCATCGCCGACGACGTGTCCTACATCTCGACCGGCGGCGGTGCGTTCCTGGAATTCCTCGAAGGCAAGACCCTGCCGGCCGTCGCCGCGCTGGAGGCGCGCGCACAGGCATCCTGA
- the gap gene encoding type I glyceraldehyde-3-phosphate dehydrogenase — protein MAIKVGINGFGRIGRNVLRSAVENFEDDIEIVAINDLLEPDYLAYMLSYDSVHGRFKGEVSVDGDTLLVNGKRIRLTQERDPANLKWDEVGAEVVIESTGLFLTKETAQKHIDAGAKKVILSAPSKDDTPMFVFGVNDSTYKGEAIISNASCTTNCLAPIAKVMHDKWGIKRGLMTTVHAATATQKTVDGPSNKDWRGGRGILENIIPSSTGAAKAVGVVIPELNKKLTGMSFRVPTSDVSVIDLTVELEKPASYEEICAEMKAQSEGALKGVLGYTEDKVVATDFRGETCTSVFDADAGIALDPTFVKLVGWYDNEWGYSNKCLEMVRVVAAK, from the coding sequence ATGGCGATCAAGGTTGGCATCAACGGCTTCGGCCGCATCGGCCGCAACGTGCTGCGTTCTGCGGTTGAGAACTTCGAGGACGACATCGAGATCGTCGCGATCAACGACCTGCTCGAGCCCGACTACCTGGCCTACATGCTGTCCTACGACTCGGTGCACGGCCGCTTCAAGGGCGAGGTATCGGTGGATGGCGACACCCTGCTGGTCAACGGCAAGAGGATCCGCCTGACCCAGGAGCGCGACCCCGCCAACCTGAAGTGGGACGAGGTGGGCGCCGAGGTGGTGATCGAATCCACCGGCCTGTTCCTGACCAAGGAGACCGCGCAGAAGCACATCGACGCCGGCGCGAAGAAGGTGATCCTCTCGGCGCCGTCGAAGGACGACACGCCGATGTTCGTCTTCGGCGTCAACGATTCGACCTACAAGGGCGAGGCGATCATCTCCAACGCCTCGTGCACCACCAACTGCCTGGCGCCGATCGCCAAGGTCATGCACGACAAGTGGGGCATCAAGCGCGGCCTGATGACCACCGTGCACGCGGCAACCGCAACGCAGAAGACCGTCGACGGCCCGAGCAACAAGGACTGGCGTGGTGGCCGCGGCATTCTCGAGAACATCATTCCCTCCAGCACCGGCGCGGCCAAGGCCGTGGGCGTGGTGATCCCCGAGCTCAACAAGAAGCTCACCGGCATGAGCTTCCGCGTGCCGACCTCGGACGTGTCGGTCATCGACCTGACCGTGGAACTCGAGAAGCCGGCGAGCTACGAGGAGATCTGCGCCGAGATGAAGGCGCAGAGCGAGGGCGCGCTGAAGGGCGTGCTGGGCTACACCGAGGACAAGGTGGTCGCCACCGATTTCCGCGGCGAGACCTGCACCTCCGTGTTCGATGCCGACGCCGGCATCGCACTGGATCCGACCTTCGTCAAGCTGGTCGGCTGGTACGACAACGAGTGGGGCTATTCGAACAAGTGCCTGGAAATGGTGCGCGTGGTCGCGGCGAAGTAA
- a CDS encoding OmpW/AlkL family protein translates to MRPMPLALLALACALPTLPAAAQSAGDWTVALGVHQVAPKSDNGRLADGALPLSVGNSTRPTIAVEYFVRDRVGIELLAATPFRHDLDIEGLGRIGSTKHLPPTLSLQYHFSPQSRIAPFLGAGINYTTFFEEETRGALAGSRLALGDSWGLALHAGLDMKAGPGKLRVDVRWMDIDSEVRVDGTKLGRAQIDPIAYGAAYVIGL, encoded by the coding sequence ATGCGTCCCATGCCGCTCGCCCTGCTGGCCCTCGCCTGCGCCCTGCCGACCCTGCCCGCCGCCGCCCAGTCCGCCGGTGACTGGACCGTCGCACTCGGCGTCCACCAGGTCGCGCCGAAATCCGACAACGGACGGCTCGCCGACGGCGCCCTGCCCCTCTCGGTCGGCAACAGCACACGGCCCACCATCGCCGTCGAATACTTCGTGCGCGACCGTGTCGGCATCGAGCTGCTCGCCGCCACCCCGTTCCGCCACGACCTCGATATCGAAGGCCTCGGCCGCATCGGCAGCACCAAGCACCTGCCCCCGACGCTGAGCCTGCAGTACCACTTCAGCCCGCAGTCGCGTATCGCTCCGTTCCTCGGCGCCGGCATCAACTACACGACGTTCTTCGAAGAGGAAACGCGCGGCGCCCTGGCGGGCTCGAGGCTGGCTCTCGGCGATTCCTGGGGCCTGGCACTGCATGCGGGCCTGGACATGAAGGCCGGACCCGGCAAGCTGCGCGTGGACGTGCGCTGGATGGATATCGACAGCGAGGTGCGGGTCGATGGGACAAAGCTAGGGAGAGCGCAAATCGATCCAATCGCATATGGCGCGGCATATGTGATCGGTCTCTGA
- a CDS encoding DUF4189 domain-containing protein, with amino-acid sequence MKNRLQCSPSLFFLLIAIAGFTYAQDPTSQHYRDTVVLPALGYGDTIPRHDRGGGWGALAISRPFQVFAVAVDGIDEQSARQEALEMCRNLGGKDCEPRMTFRNACFALASGGGHWGSASRSRQRNADKLALQNCRKFGGGSDCAIAYQTC; translated from the coding sequence ATGAAGAATAGGCTTCAGTGTTCTCCATCTTTGTTTTTTTTGCTGATAGCGATTGCGGGCTTTACGTATGCGCAGGATCCTACGTCCCAGCATTATCGGGACACCGTCGTGCTGCCCGCGCTCGGCTACGGCGATACGATTCCGCGGCATGATCGGGGCGGAGGTTGGGGCGCATTGGCAATCAGTCGCCCGTTCCAGGTTTTTGCCGTTGCTGTGGATGGCATTGATGAACAATCCGCAAGGCAGGAAGCCCTGGAAATGTGCCGCAATCTCGGGGGTAAGGATTGTGAGCCGCGAATGACTTTTCGCAATGCCTGTTTTGCCCTTGCAAGCGGGGGTGGGCATTGGGGCAGTGCATCGAGATCCCGCCAGCGAAATGCCGATAAACTTGCGTTGCAAAATTGCCGTAAGTTCGGCGGAGGAAGTGACTGCGCCATTGCTTATCAGACGTGCTGA
- a CDS encoding type IV secretion system protein has translation MDGLASLAQWAFFALIFEFVNNQIEGFQSGLIARGTQFVSGLALTLCTLWVLMQGFLIVTGRSRESMMGLVVGSLRVFLILSAATAMSFAGTDLTKFLADGLPRSINTIVSGSDEKPEDSIDKNLKKMGLIFALIDTIGVGADDSQNQENQTRTITLLGIGIAGPSVVGGAMLLLYKIALVLFVGFGPLFIMSLMFDQTKDLFKRWLLYGLGTMFSLGVLSFMVAVATKLVGITSAALLAQYVLIASPALDALGLNAGGLNAAAMQQGGIGLLMSVLMVMAPPMAAMFFNGTLGQFAAHSSFGTLGRNSSGQQTDYEQRIAHRPPVTRTTDGG, from the coding sequence ATGGACGGTCTGGCCAGTCTCGCGCAGTGGGCGTTCTTCGCCCTGATCTTCGAGTTCGTGAACAATCAGATCGAAGGATTCCAGAGCGGGCTGATCGCCCGCGGTACCCAGTTCGTCAGCGGGCTGGCGCTGACGTTGTGCACGCTGTGGGTGCTGATGCAAGGCTTCCTCATCGTCACCGGCCGCAGCCGGGAATCGATGATGGGCCTGGTCGTGGGCTCGCTGCGGGTCTTCCTCATCCTGTCGGCCGCCACCGCGATGTCGTTCGCCGGCACGGACCTGACCAAATTCCTCGCCGACGGATTGCCGCGGTCCATCAACACCATCGTCAGCGGCAGCGACGAAAAGCCCGAGGACTCGATCGACAAGAACCTCAAGAAGATGGGGCTGATCTTCGCCCTGATCGACACCATCGGCGTCGGCGCCGACGATTCCCAGAACCAGGAGAACCAGACGCGCACCATTACCCTGCTGGGTATCGGTATCGCGGGCCCGTCAGTGGTGGGCGGCGCGATGCTGTTGCTCTACAAGATCGCATTGGTCCTGTTCGTAGGCTTCGGACCGTTGTTCATCATGAGCCTGATGTTCGATCAGACGAAGGACCTGTTCAAACGCTGGCTGCTCTATGGACTGGGCACCATGTTCAGCCTTGGCGTCCTGTCTTTCATGGTTGCGGTCGCGACGAAACTCGTGGGCATCACGTCCGCGGCGCTGCTTGCGCAGTACGTCCTCATCGCCTCCCCGGCCCTCGACGCGCTCGGTCTGAACGCGGGAGGGCTCAATGCGGCGGCAATGCAGCAAGGGGGTATCGGTCTGTTGATGTCGGTCTTGATGGTCATGGCGCCGCCGATGGCGGCCATGTTCTTCAACGGCACGCTGGGCCAGTTCGCGGCACATTCGAGCTTTGGTACGCTGGGTCGGAACAGTTCGGGGCAGCAAACCGACTACGAGCAACGCATCGCACATCGGCCACCTGTGACGAGAACCACCGATGGTGGTTAA